From the genome of Malus sylvestris chromosome 13, drMalSylv7.2, whole genome shotgun sequence:
CCTgggaagaaatttcaaacagaaACCCAAAATCGCAAACTCAAATTTGAACTTGAAATTAACATGCAAAGCATGGGTTAAGCTACCTAAGTTTCGAACGAGACTAAGTCGAGCTCATGTGACCCCAAGTTTCAACGGGTCCCTCGCCGGAGCTCCACGCCAGAAGCTCAATTTTCAAAGGTTGTAGCTCAATTCCATTATAGCAACTCTCACCGAGAACCCCTGCTTGGATTCTCCTACTTTCCATCACAGAATTTAACATGTAGAGGTATCATAAGGATCCCCAAGTTGCGCAAGTCTTGCATTTGGTGGTTTGGGGTCTCAATTTAATTGGATTTTTTGGTGATGATGCATGGGGCTCTCTTTGGCTACGATGGTTTAGAAAGAAGGCAGAGAGTtcgaaatgagagagagagcgagctGTAATCTAAGAGGAAAAGATGATTTCGACAGAAGGCAGAGAGTtcgaaaagagagagagagagagaaccggttttcaaaaacaaaaatgatggTGATGTGTGAGTGTAAGAATTGGTGGTTGAGTGTgtaggtttagagagagagtgagagagtgacGTGAGGgaggtgagagagagatgggaccGGTTGATGGGGAATGATGCATGCTCTGACCGGTTTTGGTGCTCCAAAGTTCAAAGTAGGACACtaataaaatcataaataaaagaGAGAGGATTTCAGGGATGATACCAATGGGCGTTGTTTCGTTAAGTGATAACTAGCATGGCTTCCTAGTAGTTTTATAATTAACCATCAAACCCACTACGTcagatttttacttttatttttttaaaattagatataatcattcaaaatgtCTTAAGTTATATGGTATATATGcttaatatgtttttaaattttagactttgttggatactctttttgtattttatcattcttttattatcttatcaatggatttcatacaagtataatttttttatgtgtCAATATGCATTtttttacaagatatacaataaattaacctaaatccgcctaggcgcccgcctagatcTCGCCTAGTTGGCTAGGCACTAGGCGCTAACTCGCCGCTCGACTAGCACCTAACggtttttagaaccttggctatagataaaaataatcctaattAAGGGCTCATTTGGAAGtagttttaaaatgattgaaagctcTTGGTTTTAGGTTCCAAAAACGCTTTTAACTGCTTGTTGAAAGAAGCCCTGGatatgtgcttcttgcaggaagcacttcaagtgttttttaagattcacttggatttttactaaatattggtttcaaaaacaattttcaccaaaaacgttttcagtcattttaaaaacatttcaaaacgaGCCATGACTTTAATTATGTTTCACTGTATTTCTAGAAGATTAAAAACTAAAGCACTTGTTCTCCACGAGGTGAAATTAATCCAATATTGTAAGTCGCCGAATATTGAGTTTGGTCTATTATCTTGTGATGTATTTATTGACCATGGTTATGGTGGATTCTAAAATGCTACTTAGTGATATATCAATGGTTAATTTGCAGTTCAACAAAAAGCCGCAGGTGTTGTTTTCAAAGGGGGTCCATTGAAACGACGCACGTCATCACACGGAGTTATGGACTGGCCTTTTCCTACCAGGCCCAAGAAAAGACACAATGACTGATGGTAACAGAAGTAAATAGACCACCTCAACACGTGTCAGACTCTGAAACCCAAAAGTACACAATTTTGAAGAATTCGTGGTCGTAGTACTGAAGGATTGAAATTTGCCAACAGGATTCTCTTCAAATCTTTTGGTGAGGATTATGGGGATTCGTAAATCGTATCCGTTCATTATACATTATGCGGTCAATTTTTATCAggtactatttgtatttaattttaaataaaaatatttaaaatgatttataaccgaataatgtacgataaacagatATAATTCACAAAATTCAAGCGAGGATTCGGATTCTGAAATTTGAACTAAATTCGGCCCCACAAACGTTCACAATTTTTAAGTGTTGTAAGCTCATAAGAGAGGCCGGCCCAAAGGGCCAAAAACATTTGGAAGACCTAATAAATGCAATTGGGCTGAACCCATTTATCCCATGTCAGCCCAATGTCTGTCTCCAATCAATAGAATTTGAGTCAATAATAAAAGGTTTATTcaatcacaaatggtcctttaTTATTGTAAAAACATAATTTTGGTCCTTTATGTTTTAAATCAATCAATTTCGACTGTCTACgttctaaaaactaaaaaagacGTGATTCATGGGAAGAAATAGAAATCACAAGGATATCCGATAATTTGTTATAAAAACTGTTATTAACATTCTAAAATTTTCTCcttagtaaaaaagaaaacaaatatgaGTGGAGTATGACTACTTTATATTGCTAATACAATTTTTTTCCGTCTATCATACACCTAATTTTCTCACTTTTAGTGGAATTTATCACATCTTTAgtcaacatttttttattaaaacgaTTTCAAACGAAAGAGAGATCGACCTCAGAACATTAGATGAATATATGAATATTCTTAACAAGTTAAACTATAAGTTCTCTGCGTTTTTTATCATCGATAAATAATATTAACTTGTGCGGACCAAAAATGGAAAATTGGAACTTCAAGTGTATCTATAATGCCTAAATGTATGGCCAACACTATTTTAAGTGATTCGAAATTAAACGATAACACAAGAGGACATTAAATGCTTCTCTAAGTCATATTGCTCAAAACAAGCTAGGAGACACGTACGACGTCTTTGTTGGGAATAGTAagcaattttgtttttcaaagtGACATATTGGAGCAATGTCTTTTCAAGAGACAAGAGGGTTCGAATTTGGATAACATAATGCAGATACTTTTAGGTGGTAGAGCACTATGTATGTAGCTAGTTTGGCCACGTTTTGATTTTAGCATGGCTTATATATCTTTCTTTAAGATCTCTTGAATAATTTCATTTGAGCGATATTTTTGCAAATATTTTAATGgttcaaataatttatatataattttttaaacaTATGATATTTTGTCTATGCTAAGGAAGAAAAATGGGCTAAGCCTTACAATGAGCTAATcaataataatttggtttgaaTTTGCCTTTAGTAATAATCGAACCTTAAGagctctcacttataagtgaaaaaaaaatcaccagaTGTAAAAATTAGCCGACCATACTAAGCAGCCGACCAACTTATATTTTAGTTTACCATTCACTAATTATCCTTGtaaaaaattagataaattcaaaatcatcaagACATTCAATTATAGTTAATATAATGAGAATACGGTTTTCAAAGAAATGCTAAATGTCTTCGATTAATCTAACAATTACATAGTTTCAAATTTGGGTGACTGTTCGTATAAATTAATCTTCAAGAGAACataaaaaatatacaattaGATTGTTGTACATTGTAGAGTGAGCCTTAAAAAATCTCTCAGTTGCAGCTCTATATGTGTGCacttaggtaccgtttggtacgcagacgggacggaacaggacAGGACGGGACGAGACGGAACAGATGATGTAAAtgttgaaaaagataaggagaaattttgtcataaaatgttataaatttgtgttccacggatgtggaacgggtcgttccaggggggagaggtggaacgaaaaatcagccaaatttcgtcCCATGAGACAACCCATTCCAcagtttttaggcgcaccaaacgtgggacgaaacggctcgtcccgttccgtcccgtcccgtcccacgtaccaaacggtaccttagtTCTTCTTGTAGTTCAAATGTTCAGACAaagttattaaaaataaaagaaaatattataaaGGATTGTTTCACATATAGTTCATAAAAATTCATGCAGTTGGGTTCCATGCACTTCCAACAATTCTTATCTTAtctaatttttttctcttttctaacAATACTTTTGGGTAATTGCGTAAAGCCCAGGTTGATTGAGATTTTGAGAGGAGAATATTGCTTGCCAGCAATGAGACTTGTGGACACTGTGGCGGTATGGCCTATGGGGTGAGAATGGGGGACATTTTAGGGTTCTGTCCCATACTGTCTAAGCAACTTAACGCAAGGTTTTGTTTAGTGGGGACTTCAATTGGGCCTTTGTTCCCCTATAATCTTAAGACTCTAAACCTTGTTAATCGGTATATTATCTTAAGAAAGCCTTCATTTTTGCATTAGCTTTGAATTTTGAGGTTTTTCCACCATATTGTGTATGAGATATGATCCCGTGTTTGAATTTTGAGGTTCTTTTACTATAGATTGTCAGAATTCAGCCGTGTAAATCTAATAATCCATTGCACCGGTGCATCATAACAATTTTGTGACTTTTGATCAATGTGCAAGACTGCAAGTCACACACACCATATGAAATCAAGGTAAGTTTTAGAATGCATGGTGCACAATAAAGAAAGCTACAAAACATGCTGAGATGAATCTATCAGAGATTATGCAGGATTGGCTAAGAGAGAATACAGACGGAAAATTGTGAGTCACGACAAGCATATTGTCTCCTCTCTCTGACCCATTAGGCAGTACTGCATAATTCGGATCCTAACAGTCGGCCTAACACGCCATATTTTTGTTGGCTAGACCAATCAAATTTGAGTTTTTGTTGGTGTGGGACAATAACGCATTTCAGATAAGAGGCAAATATAAGTTACAAGTCCTCCTGGAAAATGCGATTGAGCTGATTGCTGGCAAATGCAGAAATTGAGCTTATCTGGTAGTGGAAAATGGGGGTAGATTTATCATGCATGGCGAGATAAGTGAATTCATTGGTATTGTGCATATTTGGTCGTAAACATGCGCGTGTGCTCACACCCACACGCACACTGCCGGAATGCCCCAAACACCAAGGAATGGGAGAGactacatttttttatttcagtGGGCGGGCCAAATCAATTGACTACACCAAGGAGTTCCAAAAGAGAAAAGTAAAAGATGAAAGCTGTGCTGCATGTCTGCTTCTTTAGCATTAAAAGTTAAAGGGCCTCTCCCACAATACTCCTTTTTGATAAGAGATTATCCCTTCTTTTTTCCCTGGTGGGGCTTGGAcaatagagatttttcaatgagTTGAAAATACGGACCGGTACATCAAGTatattaatataattagttatAGATTTTTTGTTAAGTTTCTAATCAATTGTGGATTATTACACGTGATATATCGAACCGTCTTCCTAACACATTGAAAAATTCTACTTCTTTGAATACTTCCCTTCATTTTCCATAGAAATCCAAAGAAAAGTTTGTCTAGCCATTTTAAGTTACAAGGTGATCCACTGAGATGATTACATATGTGCCAGAAATTAGACTAAGATCACATCACCCCTAGTGCATTGGATTGTAATTGTGCATGCATGCTTTCTAGGAAGAGTAGTGGTAGTTCACACATGTGATTTATAAGAAGAGTATTATAACGGTTATTCACGCATCAATGCATGTGCACATGCGTGATTAACTGTGCATAATATTTTTCTTGTCGTTACAAGTTTGAGGCTGGTCAACCAACAAATCTGTAGTTGATTACTGACACTGTTTAGTATAGTTTTCTAAACCAACTTCTATTAGGATGCATTAGTGTTCAAATTCCAATCCTTGTAACTACTTTCTCTGAATGTAAAACCAAGACTTTAAATGAGAGGAGGCAGCAAGATATTACTGGGCCATAGAAAAATCTAAGCCAGTAAAAAATTACTTGGCCAACAATaaactttcattttattttatattaaagaGTGACTTCCAAGCACAGAAAAGTTTGGTAGCATCTACCAAATTCTCCAAACCTGTAATGATATGCACAAAATAGTCAGCAAAACACTAAACACTACATGCCTATAGCCCCCATAGGCCATAGGCAACACCCCACTTGAGAGCCAATTCCCCATCTCCTCATCCTAAAGATTAGAAGCCCTAGAATCCAAGGAAACACATATCCTTTGCCCTTTCCCACCATCCCCAGCACAAACTCCTCTGGTTTTAATTAACTCAGTGCTGACTCATTACAAGGATAAATGTGAAAGCTTTTTCCTTCCTTCGTAGTAAATGCCCCACTCAAAGAGAATGACTTGTTATACCATTGGAAACATATTTGATATTTCAGATCAATAATATGATATCATGTGTTTTAAGTTTCTCATATCATATCGCATTATTAATTTGAAAGATAGCATCATTTCAACGTCTTTGTTTCGTAATAGTCTTTCTCCTTTGAAAAACCTCCAAAAACACACAATCATATAGAGTTGAAATGCATACTTATATAGACTAAAAAGCACATGAGTTGATTATTTTAAAGCCAGCTTCCCCACTACTAGCAATCATTTCAAACCCATAAGTCTCTCCACAATCTCACAAAACCCTCCTTTTATCTCACAACTCTTCCCTCCCCTTTAATACCGTCAACACCAGTCACAAATTCAAACAAGCTTTACCtgcacaccaaaaaaaaaaccccacatATTCTTATTACACaaattcaatttgaaaatttcacaGACCTCAAACATGTCCATGATTAGTACAGGGGTGCTTTCAGCAGACCCCGGAGCTGATAAGATACACAAGAAATTGTTCCACCACAGGAACGACTCCGGCGAGCTCGATGTTTTTGAAGCTGCAAGGTACTTCTCAGGATACAATGAAGCTCCCAGCAGCCATAAAAACAACAAGACATCGGCATTTTCGCAGAGGATGATGAAAGAAGACAGATCGTCATGGAGAGGAGGCAGAATCAGCCTTGACATGCCTATCAGACACATGCTCCATCATCCTCAGCAAAACCCTAATCACCATAACCACGTGGCGATGGAAAAGCAAAGCAACATCAAAGACAAGAAGTACAAGCAACCAAGCTCTCCAGGCGGGAGGCTGGCCAGCTTCCTGAATTCTCTATTCAACCAATCggcgtccaagaagaagaagtcgaAATCCAGCGCCACACAGTCCATGAAAGATGAGGAGGAGAGCCCGGGTGggagaaggaagaggaggagcagCATTAGTCATTTTCGAAGCTCTAGCACCACGGATGCCAAGTCCGTGTATTCCTCATCCAGTTCAGGATTTCGAACACCTCCACCTTATAGCCATGCTCAAATGGTAGCCTCCAATAGCTACAAAGATTTGAGAAGCTATTCGGATAATCACGAGCAGCAATatcaacagcagcagcagcagcaaacgGTTTCCTTATCAAAGTACAATACGAACTTCGATGAGAAAAGATCATCAAACAAAGAACTGACTTGGTTGGATCATGAGAAGTTCAAATTATCGGAGAAGTATAAGATTAGTTCCGACCAGGACCACAAGGGTTTGCTCAGGAGGCTCAGTGAGGTTGTTGATGACGAGCGGGAAGATGAAGGTGCAGAGAGTGATTCGAGCTCTGATCTTTTCGAGCTGCAGAATTATGACTTGGGTTATTACTCGAGCGGCCTTCCTGTGTACGAAACTACAAATGTAGACAACATCAAGATCAGATCAGTAACACCAATTTCCAATGCCTCATCCTAAAACCTACATTTGTGTTGGATTATGCATATGTGGTTGAGAAAGGAATTAAAATT
Proteins encoded in this window:
- the LOC126594970 gene encoding protein BIG GRAIN 1-like E; amino-acid sequence: MSMISTGVLSADPGADKIHKKLFHHRNDSGELDVFEAARYFSGYNEAPSSHKNNKTSAFSQRMMKEDRSSWRGGRISLDMPIRHMLHHPQQNPNHHNHVAMEKQSNIKDKKYKQPSSPGGRLASFLNSLFNQSASKKKKSKSSATQSMKDEEESPGGRRKRRSSISHFRSSSTTDAKSVYSSSSSGFRTPPPYSHAQMVASNSYKDLRSYSDNHEQQYQQQQQQQTVSLSKYNTNFDEKRSSNKELTWLDHEKFKLSEKYKISSDQDHKGLLRRLSEVVDDEREDEGAESDSSSDLFELQNYDLGYYSSGLPVYETTNVDNIKIRSVTPISNASS